The following proteins come from a genomic window of Palaemon carinicauda isolate YSFRI2023 chromosome 12, ASM3689809v2, whole genome shotgun sequence:
- the LOC137650818 gene encoding zinc finger BED domain-containing protein 5-like — translation MASSAKKRQYDESYIQYGFTAINKSGIEFPQCVLCHKVLSLECMKPSFLKRHLNSCHPSFISKNAAFLKQKEEGLKRARFDRSGHFRQQNEAGLRASYMVSLRIAQEKKPHNIAEKLIVPCCKDIIRCVIGCDAEQKVTSVPLSNDTVHRRIVDMSEDVKQQVIAELKEASFGKFAIQLDESTDVAACAQLLVFVRYVTGQDFKEEFLFCHTLNTTTRGEDIFNEVSLFFEKEGLSWNNVCACTTDGAPAMLGRRSGFRGRVNQGNPETKHLHCMLHRYALASKTLPPDLKLVLDDVVHMVNAIKSSALNTRLFSLLCQEFGSDEEVLLLHTEVRWLSRGNVVSRVESLKEELTEFFKCDNKAKSLEFTKKLSDSQWLQKLAYLSDIFLRLNSFNLSLQGSFATVSDFMDKLRSLTMKLELWEGKVKDGNLSMFEHLGEALDKSQNTGKQDVMQLVQSHLASLRMELQSYFPELSELESKLIRNPFIVNVHLLPDNMQEEFLELVNDSVAKDAFETLSLTKFWAKMSEIYPLVSKVVLNSLLMFPSTYLCEQGFSTLMNMKTKHRSRLNVEHDLRLCLSNTAPRIEKLVCNRQAQPSH, via the coding sequence ATGGCCTCATCAGCAAAGAAACGGCAGTATGATGAAAGCTACATTCAGTATGGATTCACTGCTATCAACAAAAGTGGGATTGAATTTCCACAGTGTGTATTATGCCACAAAGTTTTGTCACTGGAGTGCATGAAGCCTAGCTTTCTCAAACGCCATCTAAACAGCTGTCATCCAAGTTTTATAAGCAAGAATGCTGCTTTCTTAAAGCAAAAGGAAGAGGGATTGAAGCGAGCACGCTTCGATCGTTCGGGACATTTCAGGCAACAAAATGAAGCTGGTTTGCGTGCATCCTACATGGTATCACTGAGAATTGCACAAGAAAAGAAACCTCACAACATTGCAGAAAAGTTGATAGTTCCTTGCTGCAAAGATATAATACGTTGTGTTATTGGTTGTGATGCTGAGCAGAAGGTCACATCAGTACCTCTCTCAAATGATACTGTTCATCGACGAATAGTAGATATGTCTGAGGATGTCAAACAACAAGTAATTGCTGAATTAAAGGAAGCCTCTTTTGGAAAATTTGCAATCCAGCTTGACGAGTCGACTGACGTGGCTGCTTGTGCACAACTCCTAGTGTTTGTGCGATACGTCACTGGTCAAGATTTCAAGGAAGAGTTTTTGTTCTGTCATACCTTGAATACGACTACTAGAGGTGAAGACATTTTCAATGAAGTCTCATTGTTTTTTGAGAAAGAAGGACTGTCTTGGAATAATGTATGTGCATGCACAACTGACGGAGCACCAGCAATGCTTGGTCGTCGATCAGGATTTCGAGGAAGAGTGAATCAGGGGAATCCTGAAACCAAGCATCTTCATTGCATGCTTCATAGATATGCCCTGGCATCCAAAACTCTCCCACCTGATTTAAAATTAGTCCTGGATGATGTTGTGCACATGGTAAATGCCATCAAGTCAAGCGCCCTAAATACAAGACTGTTTTCCCTTCTGTGCCAAGAGtttggaagtgatgaagaagtgtTGCTCCTTCACACTGAGGTTCGCTGGCTGTCGAGGGGGAATGTGGTATCAAGAGTAGAATCACTAAAGGAGGAgctcactgaattcttcaaatgtGACAACAAGGCAAAGTCACTTGAGTTCACCAAGAAATTGTCAGACAGCCAGTGGCTTCAGAAGCTGGCCTACCTGAGTGACATATTCTTACGCCTCAACTCATTTAACTTATCCCTCCAAGGCAGTTTTGCCACAGTGAGTGATTTCATGGACAAACTTAGGTCACTGACCATGAAGCTGGAGCTTTGGGAAGGGAAGGTCAAAGATGGAAATCTTAGCATGTTTGAACACCTTGGTGAGGCACTTGATAAAAGTCAAAACACTGGAAAACAAGATGTGATGCAACTTGTGCAATCACATCTCGCTTCTCTGCGGATGGAGCTGCAGTCTTACTTCCCCGAATTGAGTGAATTGGAATCAAAATTGATTAGAAATCCTTTCATTGTGAATGTGCACCTTCTCCCAGATAACATGCAAGAGGAGTTCTTAGAGTTGGTGAACGACTCTGTTGCAAAAGATGCATTTGAAACACTTTCCCTAACCAAGTTCTGGGCTAAAATGAGTGAGATTTACCCTCTTGTATCTAAAGTAGTTCTGAACTCTTTGTTGATGTTCCCTAGTACTTAtctgtgtgagcaaggattttcaacGCTGATGAACATGAAAACCAAACATCGATCACGGCTTAATGTGGAACATGACCTACGATTGTGCCTGTCTAATACTGCTCCTCGAATTGAGAAACTTGTTTGTAACAGACAGGCACAGCCTTCACACTGA